The Manihot esculenta cultivar AM560-2 chromosome 1, M.esculenta_v8, whole genome shotgun sequence genome has a window encoding:
- the LOC122723375 gene encoding heavy metal-associated isoprenylated plant protein 30-like — translation MATFLDRAFKSIISAIAYCYFQFRDDHRDINYNMPKGRPLSLQTVELKVRMCCSGCERVVKNAIHKLRGVDSVEVDLEMEKVTVVGYVDRNKVLKAVRRAGKRAEFWPYPNPPLYFTSANHYFKDTTNEFKESYNYYKHGYNVGERYGNIPVTHRGDDKVSNMFNDDNVNACCLM, via the exons ATGGCTACCTTCTTAGACAGAGCGTTTAAGTCTATCATATCTGCCATTGCGTACTGTTACTTTCAGTTTCGAGACGACCACAGAGATATCAATTACAACATGCCCAAGGGACGACCACTTTCTTTGCAG ACCGTGGAGCTCAAAGTCCGGATGTGTTGCAGTGGTTGTGAAAGAGTTGTCAAGAATGCAATTCACAAGCTTAGAG GTGTTGATTCAGTGGAGGTTGATCTAGAGATGGAAAAGGTAACAGTGGTGGGATACGTTGATCGAAATAAGGTGCTAAAGGCAGTGAGGAGGGCAGGAAAGAGAGCAGAGTTCTGGCCCTATCCGAATCCGCCGTTGTACTTCACGTCTGCGAATCACTATTTCAAAGACACCACCAACGAATTCAAAGAAAGCTACAATTACTACAAGCATGGCTATAATGTTGGAGAAAGATATGGCAACATCCCTGTCACTCACCGTGGAGATGACAAGGTCAGCAACATGTTCAATGATGACAATGTTAATGCCTGCTGCCTTATGTAA